In Dasypus novemcinctus isolate mDasNov1 chromosome 10, mDasNov1.1.hap2, whole genome shotgun sequence, one DNA window encodes the following:
- the LOC101427964 gene encoding olfactory receptor 6B9-like, whose protein sequence is MWKVNITNISEFILLGFPTAPWLQFLLFFLFLNTYLFVLLENLVIIFTVWVTLSLHKPMYYFLGTMSFLETWYISVTVPKMLTGFLHHPNTISFLGCMTQLYLLISLACTECVLLAAMAYDRYVAICWPLRYPVMMTTRFCVQLTISSWVSGFTICMAKVYFISQVAFCGNNILNHFFCDVSPILKLACMDFAMAEMVDFILALIILVFPLSATVLSYALVISTILHIPSASGQWKAFSTSASHLTVVVIFYTAVIFMYVRPHAITSFNSNKLISVIYAVFTPMFNPIIYCLRNKEVKQAIRKTMASGRALFLRDSLC, encoded by the coding sequence ATGTGGAAGGTGAACATCACCAATATTAGTGAGTTCATCCTGTTGGGCTTCCCAACTGCCCCTTGGTTGCagtttctgctcttcttcctcttcctcaacACCTACTTATTTGTGCTGTTGGAGAATTTGGTCATCATCTTTACTGTATGGGTCACCTTATCCCTGCATAAGCCCATGTACTATTTTCTGGGCACCATGTCCTTTCTGGAGACCTGGTATATTTCTGTCACGGTGCCCAAGATGTTGACTGGATTCCTACATCATCCCAATACCATCTCCTTCCTTGGCTGCATGACCCAGCTCTATTTATTGATCTCTCTTGCCTGTACTGAGTGTGTGCTTTTGGCTgccatggcctatgaccgttACGTGGCTATATGCTGGCCTCTTCGCTATCCAGTCATGATGACCACAAGGTTTTGTGTTCAGCTGACCATCAGTTCCTGGGTGAGTGGTTTCACCATCTGCATGGCAAAGGTATACTTCATCTCACAAGTTGCCTTCTGTGGCAACAATATCTTGAACCATTTCTTCTGTGATGTGTCTCCCATCCTCAAACTGGCCTGCATGGACTTTGCTATGGCTGAGATGGTGGACTTTATCCTGGCTCTCATCATCCTAGTGTTTCCTCTCTCAGCCACTGTCCTCTCCTATGCCTTGGTTATCTCTACCATTCTCCACATACCCTCAGCCAGTGGACAGTGGAAGGCCTTCTCCACCTCTGCCTCTCACCTTACAGTGGTGGTCATCTTCTACACAGCTGTGATCTTCATGTATGTCCGACCTCATGCCATTACCTCATTCAACTCCAACAAATTGATTTCAGTCATATATGCAGTTTTTACCCCCATGTTCAATCCTATCATCTACTGCCTGAGGAACAAGGAGGTCAAGCAAGCCATCCGAAAGACCATGGCCAGTGGTCGAGCCCTTTTCTTGAGAGATTCTCTTTGCTGA